The Streptomyces taklimakanensis nucleotide sequence GGTTCTCCTCCGCGTAGACGTGGTCGAGGAACGCCCCCACCACGTCGCCGTTCCCCTCCTTGCGGAACGCGAGCATCCAGTGGGCCGATCCCATGGTCGTCCGTGACAGGTCCGTCCGCCCCGGCACCGGCGCCGTCCCGTACGCCAGGCCCGCGGCGTCGGCCTGCAGCATCAGCGACAGGTTGCCGTTGAGCATGCCGACCTTCCCCTTCGCGAACAGGTCCGACAGGGCCCGACGACTGGTGAGGGCGGGGCTGGTGGTGGTCAGGCCCCGACCGACCAGCTCCTTCCGGAGCCAGCTCATGGTCTGGACGTTCTCCGGCGCGTCGATGGCGTACATGCCGTTCTCCCCGGTGAAGCCGCCGCCGTTGCCGAGCATCCACGTCATGGCCTCGACATGCGCGTCCTCGGGGCCCATCGCGAGGCCGTAGGGGACGTCGACGCCCACGGCCCTGAGCGCGAGGGCACAGTCCTTCAGCTCCTCCCAGGTGCGCGGCGGTCGCTCCGGGTCCAGGCCGGCCGTGGCGAACAGGTCCCTGTTGTAGAAGAGGAGCTGGAGGTTGGCGACGAACGGCAGCGCGTACTGCACCCGGCGCAGCTCCCCCGCCGAGGCGAGTGCCGGCACGAAGTCGGCCTGCACCGGGATGGACAGCACCTCGTTGGTCACGTGGAGCCGGCCCGCGGCCGCGTGGCCGGCGAACGAGGTGATCTGCGCGATGTCCGGCGGCTCCCCCTTGTCGACCAGTTCCGCCACCTTCCGCTCGGCCACCCTGGCGGAGTGGGTGATCACCTTCACCTCGACGTCCGGGCGCTTCTTCCGGAAGGAGGCGACCACCTCGTCCCAGTACGCCTGGGTGGAGGTGCCCCTCTCGGTGCCTCCGTAGTCGGTCGCGATCATCGTCAGGGTGTGGCCGTCGGAACGGGCCGTCCCGCTGTCCCCGCATCCTGTCGCCGTCCATGCGATGGATCCGGCCATCCCTGTCGTCAGGGCCAGGAACCGTCTTCGTCGCATCGTGCCACCCCTCAGCTGAACCGGTACTGCTCCCACGTCGGCATCCTCGGGAGCGCTGAACCGGGAACCCGGCCGGAGACCGAGGCATAGCGCCCTCGGGGAGCCTTCACAGGCTGGCTGAAAGTTAACGATCACTGGACGCTCCGACCACCCCGATGGGCGGACCGATACACAAACGAGTCCAACGAGCCCAACGTCCGGATGCCGGACGAAAGGCCGGAAGATCGCGTGTACACGCCAATAGGGGCCTGTCGTCCGCGGCGTCCGTCTCCTCCCCCGTCCGCCGCCCGACCCGCGTCCGACGTGTCGGCCGACAGCGGTGTGGCGCGGCGGCCACAGGCCGTCGCGCCACAGGTGCGGTGTTTTTTCCAGCGGTCGAGGGTCGGTTCGCGCCACCGGGGTCCGGCGGGCGGGCCCCTCGTCCGCTCAGCTCACCGTGATGTTGGAGTTCCCGCTGCTCTGGTAGCCCTCGGTCGCCATGATCATGTAGTAGCTGAAGTTGCCCAGCCGCATGCCGTAGCGGGACCACGCGTCGAAGTGGTTGCCGGTGGTGATGGTTCCGCCCGTCCGCTTCGACTGCCGGACGCTCCAGTACTGGTTGAAGGTCCTGGTGCCCTCGACGGAAGGAGCGTTGTACCGCGTCGTCTGG carries:
- a CDS encoding extracellular solute-binding protein — translated: MRRRRFLALTTGMAGSIAWTATGCGDSGTARSDGHTLTMIATDYGGTERGTSTQAYWDEVVASFRKKRPDVEVKVITHSARVAERKVAELVDKGEPPDIAQITSFAGHAAAGRLHVTNEVLSIPVQADFVPALASAGELRRVQYALPFVANLQLLFYNRDLFATAGLDPERPPRTWEELKDCALALRAVGVDVPYGLAMGPEDAHVEAMTWMLGNGGGFTGENGMYAIDAPENVQTMSWLRKELVGRGLTTTSPALTSRRALSDLFAKGKVGMLNGNLSLMLQADAAGLAYGTAPVPGRTDLSRTTMGSAHWMLAFRKEGNGDVVGAFLDHVYAEENHHRFAVRHNTLPVTVSATERMARDEGNARMRPFLDRLGAAEFHPSHKVSWNAVGERIKERIGQAVLTDGDPKSVLGALQDTAEKEDAAAR